ttggctgcgttgggtctttgttgctgagcgcaggctttctctagttgtggcgagcgggggctactcttcgttgcggtggcttctctttgttttggagcatgggctctaggtgcgtgggcttcagtagttgcagcatgcaggccctacagcacaggctcagtagttgtagggcattcatatttaatttcatattaatttcttctgctttctctggatttcttttttcttttcctagtttctgaGGTGGAATCTGAGTTCCTTGATTTGACACATTTTTTCTATAAGTGTTAAATGTGGGATAAATTTTCCCTGAAGTACTGCTTAAGAAAATGccaataggacttccctggtggtccagtggttaaaaatctgcctgccaatgcaggggacacgggttcgatccctggtctgggaagatcccacatgtggtggagcaactaagcccatgtgccacaactactgagcccacaccctgcaactactgaagcccatgtgctctagggcccacatgccgcaactactgagcccatatgctgcaactactgaaaccctcaTGCCTAAAGCCTgtgtgtgctccgcaacaagaaaagccaccgcaaagaagagtagcccccactcgctgcaactagagaaaagcctgcgcacagccacaagacccagcacagccaaaaataaatttaataaattaatttaaaaaagaaagagaaaagaaattgccAATATAGGgaatgccctggtggtccagtggttaagaatctgccttccaatgcaaaggatgcaggttcaatccctggtcagggaactaagatcccacatgccgcagggcaactaagcccatgcacctcaactactgagcccgcgcgctctggagccatgggccacaactagagaagcctgcgcaactaagagcccatgcaccgcaatgaaaagatcccgcatgctgcaatgaatatcctgcgtgccacaactaagagccaatgcagccaaataaattaaaaacaaacaaaaaaaaagaaaaccccaataAACTGCTCCCTGCCAGGGCTGCTCCAACCCAGCTGCCCTTCCAAGGCACTCACCAGGGAGTGCCCCTGGTCTGGGCCTGCTCCAGAACAATAAGCAGCTGTCCTCCTTTTATtctaatatgaatattttaataatggaTCAAAGGTATAGTATTTCtaatagttcttttttaaaataaatttatttatttatttattcttaattttggctgtgttgggtcttcgttgctgcacgcaggctttctctagttgcggcgagcgggagttactctttgttgtggtgctcagcctgctcattgtggtggcttctcttgttgcagagcacgggctctaggcgcgcaggcttcagtagttgtagtacacgggtttagttgctccgcagtacgtgggatcttctcagaccagggctggaaccatgtcccctgcattggcaggcggattcttaaccactgcaccaccagggaagtccctgtaataacTCTTTGTAGATGTTTATAAGATCAAGAAGGATTGCTTCTATCCTTAGTTTAATATCTCTCTAACTGTAATAGCtatgaaaaattcagaaattgaaatttttaaaaaaagtttccattCACAATATCATTCTATGTAGAAAATACCTGGGGATGTTTAAGTTATACAAGACTTataaacagaaaactaaaaagcattgctaacaaaaattaaataagatctaaataaaagaagatatatCATGTTTATGAATTGGGACATTCAGTATGCCTTTCTAAATTGAAGATTAAATGCAATTCCAGGCAAAATCCTAGTTGGTTTTTGGGATGTTCAAATTCACAAGtggattctaaaattcacatggaaaggcaaaggactaAGAATGGCcataacaactttgaaaaagaaagtcCAAGGAGTACATGACCTTGATTTCAAGGCATATTATAACAACAAATTAttcaacacatgaaaggattggCATAAATAAAGTAGAGAAATGCAACAGAAGataaagttcagaaataaacatatacatatgatTGACCTTCAATGAGGAtacaaaagcaattcagtggagaaggTATTTAAGTTAGTATCACTGCAGCAACTGggtatccatattttaaaaagaacttccaAAAATGAACTAAATATGAATCatttacatcaataaaaaaacCTAAACTTTAAAGTTTCAGAAGGAAACATAGAAaaacttctttctttaaatttgggaaacatttttcatttattgatagaacaccaaaagcataaacagtaagagaataaatggacaaataagACTCCATTAAAGCTGAAAACTTTTTCTCTGGAAAAGCTACTGAAATGAGAAGACCAATTCTGGATGAAAATAATGTCAGATATTTCCATTAGAGGACCTTAATCAATAATCCATGAAGAAATGTCAAAACTCAGTAATTAAGATGACAAATTATATGAACAGAAATTTCAAAAAACTATGAATGGAAATTATCACATGAAAAACCACTCAACATCATGTCAATAGGGAAATACTAGTTAAAATCActagataccactatacacctctTACATCACTGAAGTTAGAAAGcctgaccataccaagtgttgatAAGAATGTAAACAACAGGAACTCACGTTCTGGTGCTTCTGGTAAGACTGTATCAGGATACTACCACTCTATGAAAGTTTGGCTCCACATAAGTTAAATTTTCACTTCTTCTATGACACCTAATCTATATGCTGCTAGATATTAACTCAAGTGAAGGAAAGCATAAGTCCGGAGGGCAtttctccagtgtgaactttcttgttttttatgaGCCTGGAGCTGCCTGCAAAGAACTACACTCAAGGTTTTTCTCTAGTATGGATTCCCTGGTGGGCAATAAGACTTCTTCTGTAGACAAAGGCTTCTCCACATTCACTGCACATATAAGGCCTTTCTCCACTGTGGATTCTCTGGTGGACAACAAGACTTCTTCTGTAGACAAAGGCTTCCCCACATTTACTGCACGTAtgaggcctttctccagtgtggatTCTCTGGTGCTCAAGAAGACTTGTTTTGTAACTGAAGGGCTTGCCACATTCATTGCAATTAAAAGGCTTTTCTCCAGTGTGGACAGTTTGGTGCCGAACAAGTGTGTACTTGAGcttgaaggctttcccacattgaTTACACTCATAGGGTCTTTCTCCAGTGTGGATTCTCTGGTGCTCAACAAGTTTAATTTTGACCTtgaaagctttcccacattcactgcactcataaggcctttctgCAGTGTGAACATTCTGGTGTTTACTGAGGGCAGAGCTGCTTGTAAAGAACTTCCCACATTTACACCCATAAGCCttttctccagtatgaattctcttatGCACAACAAGACTTCCTTTGTAGACataggctttcccacattcactgcacataTAAGGCTTTTCTCCAGTGTGGATTCGCTGGTGATCAAGAAGCCTTTTTTTGAAGATGAATGACTTCCCACATTTGCTACAACCATAAGGCTTTTCTCCAATATGGATCCTATGATGCACAAGGAGATTTTTTTTGTAAAGGAAGGgcttcccacattcactgctcTTAGGATTTTCTCCAGTGTGGACTTTTTGGTGCTGAACAAGTGTATCCTTTTGaaggaaggctttcccacattgaTTACACTCATAGGATCTTTCTCCAGTGTGGATTCTCTGGTGCTCAACAAGTTTATATTTGTGGGCAAACACTTTCCCACAATTACAGCACTCATAAACCCTTTTTCCTGTGTGAACCTTCCTATGGTGAGTAAGACTGGAGGTGAGTCTAAAGAACTTCCCGCAGTCACTGCACTCATAAGGTTTTTCACCAGTGTGAACTCTCAGGTGCTCCATGAATTTATACTTCTTACTGAAGGCTTTGCCACATTCGCTGCACTCGTAATGCCCTTCCCCAGGGTGAGAGACCTCCCTGCTCTGCCTGCTTGTACCTGGGTGCTCTCCATCGTGGGAGGGCTGGTGCGGGGGAAAGCCCAAGCTGCCTAGGAAAGCCTTCTCAACTTCTCCACATGTGAACATATTGTCTGGTAAAAAGACTTTGCAGCTCGTCACAAGCAAGGCcccattctccttgcttctgAGGTGTTTCTCTCCAATGGGATGCTTCTGGTGCTGCTGTAGGTGAGAAGTGAACATTTTCCCACAGGCCCCAGAAGAGGACGGTTTCAGCCCAGTATGCACTTCTTGGTGCTCAGCCAGGTACAAAACATCTTTCTCTACCAGGGCACCCGTATCTGAAGTAAGAGTCTTCAGGATAGATAGGTCTGGATTTGGATTCCTGTCTTGTGTCACTAGTTCTACAGAAACACATTGTTCAGAAGCAGCCTCCTCAGTACCTACTGCACGCCAACACCCTGAAAGCACAAAAATGCTGATAAACTGTATGGAGACGTTGGTGGGACAGGAGCCCACTACAAATCTGTGCATGACACATGTAGGTATAAGCCCATGGGTTTGTTATTAAAACAAGGGAGGAAGGGTCAAGTGGTAGAAGGGGATACTGTGCAATACTAGGCCTCTGATGGTCACAGAACAGGAAATGTCTCAAACCAGTAAGAACACAGGATACCAGGATGTGGCACCATGCTGGGAGGAGAGGCTAGAACAACCCACTCCTCAGCCAATGGCTTTCAGCAGGACTTTCTGGTGGTGACAAGTGTCAGCTCTGTAGAATGTGTTTCTCAATCCAGGAAAATGCAATTACACCTGACTATCAGTGTTCAAAGACAATATAAGTAAACATATACCTCTCCTGACACATTAAGGATATTCatatacaatatacaaaatacataaaattggAGAACAGTGCagagagggggaaaggagaggtgtGGAGGACACTAAGGTGGAAAAGAGGAGTCAGAAATCACAGTACAAATGAAAAGTGGGCAAAGTGTCGAAATGGGGAGAagtggaagaaagaaatgaagtatgAGCATGATGAGTCTTGACATTGAAAGAAGAGAGAGCAAAGGACATTTCCCTGTAGgattagaactcatcaatgataTCATGCCTTCCTACAGCTCCTACTCACCAGGCTCAGGATGCAATTAACCCTCTTCCTATGACTAGAGAGGGCCCCACCTCGTCAGGCACCCAGGGTTGCCTCCACCCCTCAGCTCAGGCTGGGTGACTATGAACCTTACCAGATCAAAGTCCTCAGAGGAAAATAGGGCCATTAGGAGAAAGACACTGGCCCAGAGTGAACCAATCAATGAcagatttcaggaaaaaaaatgtatcactAGAAGAACCTTAAGGAGTCTTGCAAACATAATCTAGGGTTGACCACAAATGCTGACCATGTAAGTGTCTGTAATTCCTGACACAGGCAGTGGGAAAAAAAGGGTTAAAACGTGTGACACGGATCTTGCACACATCTGAACATTCAACACACCTA
Above is a window of Balaenoptera ricei isolate mBalRic1 chromosome 19, mBalRic1.hap2, whole genome shotgun sequence DNA encoding:
- the LOC132353217 gene encoding zinc finger protein OZF-like isoform X3; translation: MVAAAFMVPGQGHVIFEDVAVSFSQEEWGLLNDAQRLLYCDVMLENLSLIASLGCWRAVGTEEAASEQCVSVELVTQDRNPNPDLSILKTLTSDTGALVEKDVLYLAEHQEVHTGLKPSSSGACGKMFTSHLQQHQKHPIGEKHLRSKENGALLVTSCKVFLPDNMFTCGEVEKAFLGSLGFPPHQPSHDGEHPGTSRQSREVSHPGEGHYECSECGKAFSKKYKFMEHLRVHTGEKPYECSDCGKFFRLTSSLTHHRKVHTGKRVYECCNCGKVFAHKYKLVEHQRIHTGERSYECNQCGKAFLQKDTLVQHQKVHTGENPKSSECGKPFLYKKNLLVHHRIHIGEKPYGCSKCGKSFIFKKRLLDHQRIHTGEKPYMCSECGKAYVYKGSLVVHKRIHTGEKAYGCKCGKFFTSSSALSKHQNVHTAERPYECSECGKAFKVKIKLVEHQRIHTGERPYECNQCGKAFKLKYTLVRHQTVHTGEKPFNCNECGKPFSYKTSLLEHQRIHTGERPHTCSKCGEAFVYRRSLVVHQRIHSGERPYMCSECGEAFVYRRSLIAHQGIHTREKP
- the LOC132353217 gene encoding zinc finger protein 883-like isoform X1, producing the protein MATSTLQDPPQERREPSSSFWILLLSQVPMVAAAFMVPGQGHVIFEDVAVSFSQEEWGLLNDAQRLLYCDVMLENLSLIASLGCWRAVGTEEAASEQCVSVELVTQDRNPNPDLSILKTLTSDTGALVEKDVLYLAEHQEVHTGLKPSSSGACGKMFTSHLQQHQKHPIGEKHLRSKENGALLVTSCKVFLPDNMFTCGEVEKAFLGSLGFPPHQPSHDGEHPGTSRQSREVSHPGEGHYECSECGKAFSKKYKFMEHLRVHTGEKPYECSDCGKFFRLTSSLTHHRKVHTGKRVYECCNCGKVFAHKYKLVEHQRIHTGERSYECNQCGKAFLQKDTLVQHQKVHTGENPKSSECGKPFLYKKNLLVHHRIHIGEKPYGCSKCGKSFIFKKRLLDHQRIHTGEKPYMCSECGKAYVYKGSLVVHKRIHTGEKAYGCKCGKFFTSSSALSKHQNVHTAERPYECSECGKAFKVKIKLVEHQRIHTGERPYECNQCGKAFKLKYTLVRHQTVHTGEKPFNCNECGKPFSYKTSLLEHQRIHTGERPHTCSKCGEAFVYRRSLVVHQRIHSGERPYMCSECGEAFVYRRSLIAHQGIHTREKP
- the LOC132353217 gene encoding zinc finger protein 549-like isoform X2, with amino-acid sequence MATSTLQDPPQVPMVAAAFMVPGQGHVIFEDVAVSFSQEEWGLLNDAQRLLYCDVMLENLSLIASLGCWRAVGTEEAASEQCVSVELVTQDRNPNPDLSILKTLTSDTGALVEKDVLYLAEHQEVHTGLKPSSSGACGKMFTSHLQQHQKHPIGEKHLRSKENGALLVTSCKVFLPDNMFTCGEVEKAFLGSLGFPPHQPSHDGEHPGTSRQSREVSHPGEGHYECSECGKAFSKKYKFMEHLRVHTGEKPYECSDCGKFFRLTSSLTHHRKVHTGKRVYECCNCGKVFAHKYKLVEHQRIHTGERSYECNQCGKAFLQKDTLVQHQKVHTGENPKSSECGKPFLYKKNLLVHHRIHIGEKPYGCSKCGKSFIFKKRLLDHQRIHTGEKPYMCSECGKAYVYKGSLVVHKRIHTGEKAYGCKCGKFFTSSSALSKHQNVHTAERPYECSECGKAFKVKIKLVEHQRIHTGERPYECNQCGKAFKLKYTLVRHQTVHTGEKPFNCNECGKPFSYKTSLLEHQRIHTGERPHTCSKCGEAFVYRRSLVVHQRIHSGERPYMCSECGEAFVYRRSLIAHQGIHTREKP